From Flavobacterium arcticum, the proteins below share one genomic window:
- a CDS encoding formimidoylglutamase, which produces MENIIKLTTSDLTKYTSHRSGEIKFGERILTIPQDVPIWQFVKECDADFVLFGIPEDIGVRANFGRSGAASAWESVLKSIVNIQHNKFCKGSKLLILGHIDLADATEAASKLDVNVAADRKKLSSIIDTIDKEVSHIVRSILTAGKTPIIIGGGHNNAYGNIKGTALAKGKPVNAINFDAHTDFRILEGRHSGNGFSYAFEEGFLKKYFIFGLHENYTSKGVMENIKKMSNRIKFNTYEQIAVRREKNFADEMGHALGFIEDEFFGIEIDLDALPNVASSAITPTGFSIETVRQFIHYFGKNKNATYLHICEGAPELAEETNKHLTGKLIAYLITDFIKSKEL; this is translated from the coding sequence ATGGAAAATATTATCAAGCTTACAACTAGTGATCTTACTAAATATACATCACACCGCAGCGGAGAAATAAAATTTGGCGAACGGATACTTACCATTCCTCAAGATGTTCCTATATGGCAATTTGTAAAAGAATGTGATGCCGACTTTGTACTTTTTGGTATTCCAGAAGATATTGGTGTTAGAGCTAACTTTGGTAGATCTGGAGCTGCATCTGCCTGGGAATCGGTGCTAAAAAGTATTGTTAACATACAGCATAATAAATTTTGTAAAGGTAGTAAGCTCCTAATTCTAGGACATATTGACTTGGCAGATGCAACCGAAGCTGCAAGCAAACTAGATGTTAACGTAGCAGCAGACAGAAAAAAATTATCATCTATTATAGATACTATAGATAAAGAAGTATCACATATTGTAAGAAGTATACTCACAGCAGGAAAAACACCTATTATAATAGGTGGTGGGCATAATAATGCTTATGGAAATATAAAGGGTACAGCTCTAGCAAAAGGGAAGCCTGTAAATGCTATTAACTTTGATGCACATACCGATTTTAGAATACTAGAAGGTCGCCATAGCGGAAACGGATTTTCGTATGCTTTTGAAGAGGGTTTCCTAAAAAAATATTTCATATTCGGGCTACACGAAAACTACACCTCTAAAGGGGTAATGGAGAACATTAAAAAAATGTCTAACAGGATAAAGTTTAATACCTATGAACAAATTGCTGTTCGCAGAGAAAAAAACTTTGCCGATGAAATGGGGCATGCACTCGGTTTTATAGAAGATGAATTTTTTGGTATAGAAATAGATCTTGATGCCTTGCCTAATGTAGCAAGCAGCGCCATAACCCCAACAGGTTTTAGTATAGAAACAGTAAGGCAGTTTATACATTACTTTGGTAAAAATAAAAATGCTACTTACTTACACATATGCGAAGGAGCGCCCGAACTTGCTGAAGAAACAAACAAACACTTAACAGGTAAACTTATAGCCTACTTGATTACCGATTTTATAAAATCGAAAGAATTATAA
- the hutI gene encoding imidazolonepropionase, producing MKLLITNIKELLQVRDTEIDKVSGAAMAELPKINNAWLLIENNLITDYGSMDNCPDIENSNTIDATGKTVLPAWCDSHTHIVYAGNREQEFVDRINGLSYEVIASRGGGILNSAKKLNETSEEELYQQSKVRLEEVMQQGSGAVEIKSGYGLTIDAELKMLRVIKRLREEYPIAIKATFLGAHAFPAEYKENHSGYIDLIVNEMLPKIAEEKLADYIDAFCETGYFSVEETERIMEAGKKYGLQAKIHVNQFTAINGIEACVKHNALSVDHLEIVTDEDIEVLKNSSTMPVALPTCSFFISIPYTPARRMIDAGLPLALATDFNPGTTPSGNMNLVVATACIKMKMTPEEAINAATINGAYAMGISKTHGSIAKGKRANLIITQPLSSYYQLPYAFGSNLIDTVIIEGKTI from the coding sequence ATGAAATTACTTATTACCAATATCAAAGAATTATTACAAGTACGCGATACAGAAATTGATAAAGTTTCAGGTGCAGCAATGGCCGAACTACCAAAAATAAATAATGCTTGGTTATTAATTGAAAATAACCTGATTACTGATTATGGCAGTATGGATAATTGTCCTGACATAGAAAATAGCAACACTATAGATGCGACAGGTAAAACGGTACTACCCGCATGGTGCGACAGCCACACCCATATAGTATATGCTGGCAACCGTGAGCAAGAGTTTGTAGACCGTATTAATGGTTTATCTTATGAAGTGATAGCCTCACGAGGCGGAGGAATCTTAAACTCGGCAAAAAAACTAAATGAAACCAGTGAAGAAGAATTGTACCAACAATCAAAAGTGCGATTAGAAGAAGTAATGCAACAAGGTTCGGGTGCGGTAGAAATAAAATCAGGTTATGGACTTACCATAGATGCCGAATTAAAAATGCTTCGGGTTATAAAACGTCTTCGCGAAGAATATCCTATAGCTATAAAAGCTACTTTTTTAGGTGCACATGCTTTTCCTGCGGAATATAAAGAAAACCACAGCGGATATATTGACCTTATTGTTAACGAAATGCTGCCAAAAATAGCTGAAGAAAAACTAGCCGACTATATTGATGCATTTTGCGAAACGGGCTATTTCTCAGTCGAAGAAACAGAGCGCATTATGGAAGCTGGTAAAAAGTATGGCTTACAGGCAAAAATTCATGTAAACCAATTTACCGCCATTAATGGTATAGAAGCCTGTGTAAAACACAATGCTTTGAGCGTTGATCATTTAGAAATTGTAACCGATGAAGATATTGAGGTTTTAAAAAATAGTAGTACTATGCCTGTGGCATTGCCTACTTGCTCTTTCTTTATCAGCATACCTTATACCCCTGCAAGAAGAATGATTGATGCAGGATTGCCATTAGCACTTGCTACCGATTTTAATCCAGGTACTACACCATCGGGGAATATGAATTTAGTGGTGGCAACTGCATGTATAAAAATGAAAATGACTCCCGAAGAAGCTATTAATGCTGCCACTATAAACGGGGCTTATGCTATGGGAATTTCTAAAACGCATGGTAGTATTGCAAAAGGTAAGCGAGCAAACCTTATTATTACTCAGCCGTTATCGTCCTATTATCAACTGCCTTATGCTTTTGGTAGTAACTTGATAGATACCGTTATTATAGAGGGAAAAACAATTTAA
- the corA gene encoding magnesium/cobalt transporter CorA, with product MRRIKYKKVRKVQPNNFEYTGNYKTAPVAMQLFVYKEEAFKEYTDVLPEKAIKECNDDTKFDDVKWFNIHGLHDVELIKQIGRQLNLENFVIDDILNTSRRTRIEELEDVLFFSVKSILPKEDEDIIDTEQISFVLKDNLIISFQEKKSDYFSHIRERIRTSTGVIRKKKTDYLLYLMLDAIIENFFITIEKYEGSIEQLTLEAKTNYKADIITKVERMREDLNYLKRAISPLKEALYNLRNAEEDGEFEVINVNSYTFFTRLHHKSLELLDQVEYDLNSLESISNFHYSAQGQRMNEIMKTLTIYSAIFMPITFIVGVYGMNFENMPELHAENGYYIILGLMIVITVVMIIYFKVKDWF from the coding sequence GTGAGAAGAATAAAATATAAGAAAGTAAGAAAGGTACAACCTAATAATTTTGAATATACAGGGAATTATAAAACGGCTCCTGTAGCGATGCAGCTTTTTGTTTATAAAGAAGAAGCTTTTAAAGAATATACTGATGTATTACCCGAAAAAGCAATTAAAGAATGTAATGATGATACAAAATTTGATGATGTAAAATGGTTTAACATTCATGGGCTTCATGATGTAGAGCTGATAAAACAAATAGGTAGGCAATTAAATCTAGAAAATTTTGTAATTGATGATATACTTAATACATCACGACGCACACGTATAGAAGAGCTAGAAGATGTGCTTTTTTTTAGTGTTAAATCTATATTGCCCAAAGAAGATGAAGATATTATAGATACCGAACAAATAAGTTTTGTATTAAAAGATAATCTTATTATTTCATTTCAAGAAAAGAAAAGCGATTATTTTTCGCATATAAGAGAAAGAATAAGAACGAGTACAGGTGTCATTCGTAAAAAGAAAACCGATTATCTACTATACCTAATGCTCGATGCTATTATTGAAAATTTCTTTATTACTATAGAAAAGTACGAAGGTAGTATCGAACAATTAACATTAGAAGCTAAAACAAATTATAAAGCCGATATAATAACAAAGGTTGAAAGAATGCGTGAAGACCTTAATTACCTGAAACGCGCTATAAGTCCTTTAAAAGAAGCCTTGTATAATCTTAGAAATGCAGAGGAGGATGGTGAATTTGAAGTTATTAATGTTAATAGTTATACCTTTTTTACACGATTACATCATAAAAGTTTAGAACTTCTCGATCAGGTAGAATATGATTTAAATTCATTAGAAAGTATTTCTAACTTTCATTATTCGGCACAGGGACAACGTATGAATGAGATAATGAAAACGCTTACCATATATTCGGCAATATTTATGCCCATAACTTTTATAGTGGGTGTATATGGTATGAATTTTGAAAATATGCCAGAACTACATGCCGAAAATGGTTATTACATAATATTGGGCTTAATGATAGTTATTACCGTTGTTATGATTATATATTTTAAAGTAAAAGACTGGTTTTAA
- a CDS encoding GNAT family N-acetyltransferase, translating into MSITIKLAQLSDVAQILSIVNHAILHTTAIYDYKPRTLTDMEHWFTAKQQGNFPVLVAVQNNIIVGYASYGHFNAKEGYKYCVEHSVYVTEGYAGKGIGKLLLATLIEHAKQQKLHTMIGLIDADNKNSIAFHEKFGFTKTGVLQQVGYKFDRWLDVQYMQLIL; encoded by the coding sequence ATGTCTATTACCATAAAACTTGCCCAATTATCTGATGTAGCACAGATATTATCTATAGTAAACCATGCTATACTGCACACTACGGCTATTTATGACTATAAACCTCGCACACTTACCGATATGGAACATTGGTTTACAGCAAAACAGCAAGGCAATTTCCCTGTGCTTGTTGCTGTACAAAATAATATTATAGTAGGTTATGCCAGTTATGGTCACTTTAACGCAAAGGAAGGCTATAAATACTGCGTAGAACACTCGGTATATGTAACAGAAGGATATGCAGGAAAAGGCATAGGTAAACTACTACTTGCTACATTAATAGAGCACGCCAAACAACAAAAACTACATACTATGATAGGGCTTATAGATGCTGATAATAAAAATAGTATTGCTTTTCATGAAAAGTTTGGGTTTACCAAAACAGGTGTTTTACAACAAGTAGGCTATAAATTTGACCGTTGGCTAGACGTACAGTATATGCAGCTTATCCTTTAA
- the fumC gene encoding class II fumarate hydratase, whose protein sequence is MDYRIEKDTMGEVKVPADKYWGAQTERSRNNFKIGASASMPKEIVEGFAYLKKAAAYANHDLGVLPVEKRDAIAQVCDEILAGKLTDQFPLVIWQTGSGTQSNMNVNEVVANRAQVLAGHKIGEGEPVLKANDDVNKSQSSNDTFPTGMHIAAYKMVIETTIPGVEQLRDTLKAKSEAFMNVVKIGRTHLMDATPLTLGQEFSGYVAQLNYGLKALKNTLAHLSEVALGGTAVGTGLNTPDGYDVKVAEYIAKFTGLPFVTAENKFEALAAHDAIVESHGALKQLAVSLNKIANDVRMLASGPRSSIGEIIIPENEPGSSIMPGKVNPTQCEALTMVCAQVFGNDVAITVGGTQGHYELNVFKPVMAANFLQSARLIGDACVSFDEHCASGIEPNHARITELVNNSLMLVTALNTKIGYYKAAEIAQTAHKNGTTLKEEAVRLGYVSAEDFDAWVKPEDMVGKLK, encoded by the coding sequence ATGGATTACAGGATTGAAAAAGACACCATGGGTGAAGTAAAAGTACCCGCAGATAAATACTGGGGTGCACAAACAGAACGTTCTAGAAACAACTTTAAAATAGGTGCATCGGCATCTATGCCAAAAGAAATTGTAGAAGGTTTTGCTTATCTAAAAAAAGCTGCTGCTTATGCTAATCATGACTTAGGCGTGCTTCCCGTAGAAAAACGTGATGCTATAGCCCAAGTATGTGACGAAATACTTGCAGGTAAACTTACCGACCAATTTCCGCTAGTAATATGGCAAACAGGTTCTGGTACGCAAAGTAACATGAACGTTAACGAAGTAGTTGCTAATAGAGCACAGGTTTTGGCTGGTCATAAAATTGGCGAAGGCGAACCTGTACTAAAAGCTAATGATGATGTAAACAAATCGCAATCATCTAATGATACCTTCCCTACAGGAATGCACATTGCTGCCTATAAAATGGTTATAGAAACTACAATACCGGGTGTAGAGCAACTTCGTGATACGCTAAAAGCAAAATCGGAAGCTTTTATGAATGTGGTAAAAATAGGTAGAACTCATCTTATGGATGCCACTCCCCTAACACTTGGACAAGAATTTTCAGGCTATGTAGCACAACTTAACTACGGGCTTAAAGCACTTAAAAATACACTTGCTCACCTTTCTGAAGTTGCCCTTGGTGGTACAGCGGTAGGAACAGGACTTAATACTCCTGATGGGTATGATGTAAAAGTTGCCGAATATATTGCCAAGTTTACAGGCTTACCATTTGTAACTGCCGAAAATAAATTTGAAGCACTTGCTGCACACGATGCTATTGTAGAAAGTCATGGCGCACTGAAACAACTTGCAGTATCGCTTAACAAGATAGCGAATGATGTTCGTATGTTAGCTTCAGGACCACGCTCTAGTATTGGTGAAATTATAATTCCTGAAAATGAGCCAGGTTCTTCTATTATGCCTGGTAAAGTAAACCCTACGCAGTGCGAAGCACTTACTATGGTATGTGCTCAGGTTTTTGGTAACGATGTAGCTATTACTGTAGGTGGTACACAAGGACATTATGAGCTTAACGTATTTAAACCTGTTATGGCTGCTAACTTCTTACAGTCGGCACGCCTTATAGGTGATGCCTGCGTGTCGTTTGATGAGCATTGTGCAAGTGGTATAGAGCCAAATCATGCTAGGATAACAGAGTTAGTGAATAACTCACTAATGCTTGTTACGGCACTTAATACTAAAATAGGTTATTATAAAGCTGCCGAAATAGCACAAACAGCCCATAAAAACGGCACTACTCTTAAAGAAGAGGCTGTACGTTTAGGTTATGTTTCTGCCGAAGATTTTGATGCTTGGGTAAAACCAGAAGATATGGTAGGTAAATTAAAATAA
- a CDS encoding DUF3037 domain-containing protein translates to MQDKHLYEYAVIRVVPRVEREEFINVGIILFCKRQKFIKMLYTINKAKLTMLNTELDTEQLRKNLDSFEKIAHGNKDGGPIGQMETPERFRWLTAVRSSVIQTSRPHPGFCDHPEEKANKLFTDLVL, encoded by the coding sequence ATGCAAGACAAGCACTTATATGAGTACGCCGTTATTCGTGTTGTGCCAAGGGTAGAGCGCGAAGAATTTATTAATGTAGGTATAATACTATTTTGTAAAAGACAGAAGTTTATAAAAATGCTTTATACTATTAACAAAGCAAAACTAACTATGTTAAATACCGAACTTGATACAGAGCAGTTACGGAAAAACTTAGATTCGTTCGAAAAAATAGCACATGGCAATAAAGATGGTGGACCTATAGGACAAATGGAAACACCCGAAAGGTTTAGGTGGCTTACTGCGGTAAGAAGCTCTGTAATACAAACCTCTCGCCCTCACCCTGGTTTTTGCGACCATCCTGAAGAAAAAGCAAATAAACTATTTACTGATTTAGTACTATAA
- a CDS encoding HipA family kinase: protein MVQIPNLRTVNVTRYITALREGGSLPAIAEADDNFNYVLKFKGAGHGTKALISELIGGEIARLLGLPVPELVYANLDEAFGRTEADEEIQDLLQSSQGLNLALHYLSGAINFDPVVTTVPAKLASQIVWLDAYITNVDRTFRNTNMLIWHKELWLIDHGASFYFHHSFSNPEQQAKTPFALIKDHVLLPQAALLEETNAEYKALLTEDKIKAVIALIPDEWLQWEGIEMTPEQIREVYVTFLVTRLANTELFIKQAQDARQALI, encoded by the coding sequence ATGGTACAAATACCCAATTTACGGACTGTAAATGTTACGCGCTATATTACAGCCTTACGCGAAGGCGGATCGTTACCCGCTATTGCCGAGGCGGACGATAACTTTAACTATGTACTGAAATTTAAAGGAGCAGGACATGGTACTAAAGCCCTTATTTCAGAACTCATTGGTGGCGAAATTGCCCGATTGCTAGGGTTACCCGTACCAGAGCTAGTATATGCTAATCTTGATGAAGCTTTTGGTCGGACTGAGGCTGACGAAGAAATACAAGATTTATTACAAAGCAGCCAAGGGTTAAACTTAGCATTACATTACTTATCAGGAGCTATAAACTTTGACCCTGTGGTAACTACTGTACCAGCTAAATTGGCTTCGCAAATAGTATGGCTAGATGCTTATATTACTAATGTTGATAGAACTTTTAGAAATACAAATATGCTAATTTGGCATAAAGAGCTATGGCTTATAGACCATGGAGCAAGTTTCTATTTTCATCATTCGTTTTCAAATCCTGAGCAACAGGCTAAAACTCCTTTTGCCCTTATAAAAGACCATGTACTGTTACCACAAGCAGCATTACTTGAAGAAACCAATGCAGAATATAAAGCTTTGCTTACCGAAGATAAAATTAAGGCTGTTATAGCTCTCATTCCTGACGAATGGTTGCAATGGGAAGGTATAGAGATGACTCCTGAGCAAATACGAGAAGTATATGTAACATTCTTGGTAACCCGATTAGCTAATACTGAACTATTTATAAAACAAGCGCAAGATGCAAGACAAGCACTTATATGA
- a CDS encoding sensor histidine kinase: protein MYRLSYKNRIAFYYIISTALLIFAVFLVLYSSAKARVYNDLENDISAEVGDLYDEIKTSPAGFILIDEHEWKEKEHNTLDLNPIFIQFVDLQGNFIDKSPNLKQEQLKVILPPTKEKFYNTNINTAAIRQTQVAIYHNTKIVGYILVAMSLEDANNVLKSLFNIMMVAYPLILIVLFGIARFLAGRSISPVKDIIRTSDKISRDNLVARIPLPANKDELYVLSETINNLLDRIENAIEREKQFTSDASHELRTPLSVIKGTLEVLIRKPRERNEYEEKINYCINEVNRINYLVDQLLLLARFENQKKSIQMEQVYLNPIIHEALLRQSGNIQVQNMKIVPIQNQDYYANTDSYLLSIIIDNLISNAVKYSGMGSTLSITVSGNESTTKIQIADNGSGISKEDLKRIYDRFYRAKSENNNDGKGIGLGLSIVKRLCSLLDITITIESEENKGTTVTLQF, encoded by the coding sequence ATGTATAGACTTTCGTACAAAAACAGAATTGCTTTTTATTACATTATAAGCACAGCACTGCTCATTTTTGCTGTATTCTTAGTATTGTATAGTAGTGCAAAAGCTAGAGTCTATAATGATCTAGAAAATGATATTAGTGCCGAAGTAGGCGATTTATATGATGAAATAAAAACAAGCCCTGCTGGTTTTATTCTGATAGATGAGCATGAATGGAAAGAAAAAGAACATAATACACTAGACCTTAATCCTATATTTATTCAGTTTGTAGATCTACAGGGTAATTTTATTGATAAATCACCCAATCTAAAACAAGAACAGTTAAAAGTTATACTCCCTCCTACTAAAGAAAAATTTTATAACACTAATATAAATACAGCCGCGATAAGGCAAACGCAAGTAGCCATATATCATAATACAAAAATAGTGGGTTATATACTGGTTGCTATGTCATTAGAAGATGCAAATAATGTACTAAAAAGTCTCTTTAATATTATGATGGTCGCCTACCCACTTATTTTAATAGTACTATTTGGTATAGCACGTTTTCTAGCAGGAAGAAGCATAAGTCCCGTAAAAGATATAATAAGAACATCTGATAAAATATCGCGAGATAATCTTGTTGCGCGCATTCCCCTACCCGCAAATAAAGATGAGCTTTATGTACTGTCAGAAACTATAAATAACCTATTAGACAGGATAGAAAATGCTATAGAGCGGGAAAAACAGTTTACATCAGATGCTTCTCACGAATTACGAACACCATTATCTGTAATAAAAGGAACACTTGAAGTATTAATACGTAAGCCCCGTGAGCGTAATGAATATGAAGAAAAAATAAATTACTGTATTAACGAGGTAAACCGTATTAACTATTTGGTAGATCAGCTACTCTTATTAGCGAGATTTGAAAACCAAAAGAAAAGCATTCAAATGGAGCAGGTGTATCTTAACCCTATTATTCACGAGGCGCTATTACGGCAATCAGGAAATATACAAGTTCAGAACATGAAAATTGTTCCTATACAAAATCAAGATTATTATGCCAATACTGATAGTTATCTATTATCAATAATAATTGATAATTTAATTTCTAATGCTGTAAAATACTCTGGAATGGGTAGTACACTATCTATTACAGTGAGTGGAAATGAAAGTACAACCAAAATACAAATAGCCGATAACGGTAGCGGTATAAGTAAAGAAGATTTAAAACGTATTTATGATCGTTTTTATCGTGCTAAAAGCGAAAATAATAATGATGGTAAAGGCATAGGGCTAGGACTCTCTATAGTAAAACGTTTATGTAGCTTACTAGATATAACCATAACAATAGAGAGTGAAGAAAACAAAGGCACAACAGTAACATTACAATTTTAA
- a CDS encoding response regulator transcription factor: MKILIAEDEKGIAGFLKQGLEEEGYDVLIADNGKIACEIALKQKPDLILLDWTMPQMTGLEACRTIRKKDTTTPILFVTAKDTVQETIEGLKAGANDYIKKPFSFEELLQRIKIHFRYKSESEELVIDKTVIVLPRHEVYQDGMEVALTQKEYDLLVYLVKNKGKVCSRQQIIEDVWNIHFDYDTGVIDVFINALRKKLQLTKEDDFIKAVRGVGYIANDT, encoded by the coding sequence ATGAAAATTCTAATTGCAGAAGACGAAAAAGGGATAGCTGGCTTTTTAAAACAAGGGCTGGAGGAAGAAGGCTATGATGTATTGATAGCAGACAATGGTAAAATAGCATGTGAAATAGCATTAAAACAAAAGCCCGACCTTATATTACTAGATTGGACAATGCCACAAATGACAGGGCTTGAAGCCTGCCGTACCATACGTAAAAAAGACACTACTACACCAATACTTTTTGTTACTGCAAAAGACACCGTACAAGAAACGATAGAAGGACTTAAGGCTGGAGCTAACGATTATATTAAAAAGCCTTTTAGCTTTGAAGAACTATTACAGCGAATAAAAATTCACTTTCGTTATAAAAGTGAATCTGAAGAGCTTGTTATAGATAAAACCGTAATTGTATTACCGCGTCATGAAGTTTATCAGGATGGTATGGAAGTAGCCCTAACCCAAAAAGAGTATGACCTCTTAGTATACTTAGTAAAAAATAAAGGCAAGGTGTGCAGCAGACAACAAATTATAGAAGATGTATGGAATATACATTTTGATTATGATACTGGTGTTATAGATGTTTTTATAAATGCATTGCGCAAAAAACTACAGCTTACTAAAGAAGATGACTTTATAAAAGCCGTAAGAGGTGTAGGTTATATTGCAAACGATACATAA
- a CDS encoding L,D-transpeptidase family protein — MNKIIAMIKLQKIFPLIILSVFFIITSCKKNENKNNLADVEVHEEDKVIPIDTTKFDVFFKTYPLFKAYEKEIKELYKKHDHFIWQDKDGFIEFAQVLYNQTHQLDEEGVKMDMPYNDVISNIFYSDTKKEPELDTELLISSMYFYYTSKVYAGLDEEASKETGWYLPRERTSYIAYLDTLMIDPQLIKEDKSEFFKQYYNLKKGLKKYRNIEEKGGWGTITLEKGVVIKPGDSATAVAQLRERLYKEGYLKDNNENNIYDEELVSAVSNYNTKHNREGENNITSSLVKELNISVEERIKTISVNMERCRWITPKINTAKEYIAVNIPSYRLHYFQDGKPELISRVVVGKELNKTVVFSGEMSYIAFSPYWNIPKSILENEIKPKIAKDDNYLAKHNMEWVGNRVRQKPGGNNSLGLVKFMFPNSNNIYLHDTPAKSLFNKDERAFSHGCVRVEKARELAIAITKKHGDWNEDKVDKAMHASKENIFNIKDKIPVYIAYFTAWADKDGNVAFYDDIYNRDERLAHLLYKS, encoded by the coding sequence ATGAACAAAATAATAGCTATGATTAAATTGCAAAAAATATTTCCTTTGATAATTTTAAGTGTTTTTTTTATAATAACTTCTTGTAAAAAAAATGAAAATAAAAATAATCTAGCCGATGTAGAAGTACATGAAGAGGATAAGGTTATACCTATTGATACTACAAAGTTTGATGTTTTTTTTAAAACATACCCTCTATTTAAAGCGTATGAAAAAGAGATAAAAGAACTATATAAAAAACACGATCATTTTATTTGGCAAGATAAAGATGGGTTTATAGAATTTGCGCAGGTATTATATAACCAAACCCATCAACTAGATGAAGAAGGGGTTAAAATGGATATGCCTTATAATGATGTTATCAGTAATATATTTTATAGTGATACAAAAAAAGAGCCAGAACTTGATACCGAACTTTTAATAAGTTCTATGTATTTTTATTATACTTCAAAAGTATATGCAGGTCTTGATGAAGAAGCTAGTAAGGAAACGGGGTGGTACTTACCAAGAGAGCGAACATCTTATATTGCATACTTAGATACATTAATGATTGATCCTCAATTAATAAAAGAAGATAAATCTGAATTTTTTAAGCAGTATTACAACCTAAAAAAAGGACTTAAAAAATATCGAAATATAGAAGAGAAAGGTGGATGGGGTACTATTACACTAGAAAAAGGCGTAGTTATTAAACCTGGCGATTCAGCAACAGCAGTAGCACAACTTAGAGAACGTCTTTATAAAGAAGGTTATCTAAAAGACAATAATGAAAATAATATTTATGACGAAGAGCTTGTTAGTGCAGTAAGTAATTATAATACTAAACATAATAGAGAAGGAGAAAACAATATTACATCATCATTAGTTAAAGAACTTAATATATCTGTAGAAGAACGTATTAAAACCATATCTGTCAATATGGAGCGTTGCCGATGGATAACTCCTAAAATTAATACTGCAAAAGAATATATAGCGGTAAACATTCCTTCTTATAGGTTACATTATTTTCAAGATGGTAAGCCAGAACTTATATCGAGAGTAGTAGTAGGTAAGGAACTTAATAAAACAGTCGTATTTAGCGGAGAGATGAGCTATATTGCTTTTAGCCCTTACTGGAATATACCTAAAAGTATTTTAGAAAATGAAATTAAACCTAAAATAGCAAAAGATGATAATTACCTTGCAAAGCATAATATGGAATGGGTAGGTAATAGAGTAAGACAAAAACCCGGAGGCAACAACTCTTTAGGGTTAGTAAAGTTTATGTTTCCTAACTCTAACAATATTTACCTGCATGACACACCTGCCAAAAGCCTATTTAACAAAGATGAAAGAGCATTTAGTCATGGTTGTGTACGTGTAGAAAAAGCACGTGAACTAGCTATAGCAATTACTAAAAAGCATGGCGACTGGAACGAAGACAAAGTTGATAAAGCAATGCATGCAAGCAAAGAAAATATATTTAATATTAAAGATAAAATACCTGTATATATCGCCTATTTTACCGCATGGGCAGATAAGGATGGTAATGTAGCTTTTTATGACGATATATATAACCGTGATGAAAGACTTGCTCATCTACTATATAAATCCTAA